In Roseiconus lacunae, one genomic interval encodes:
- a CDS encoding amidophosphoribosyltransferase: MSEINHECGVAAIYHLSGRGRSPVCPEQGPRQISRLLPRMLLDIQNRGQLAAGMTTYNPDQPRLLMTRKDVGTVTEVFRLNHRAKCESIMQGLAGSASIGHVRYATCGQDDRNYAQPFEREHIHKRKWFSFCFNGQLANYSLLKERLLADGDHHLVLDTDTEILMHEIGRVLSQSTERVEWIDVLRQVAGDFDGAYSLALLSAEGEMIVARDPLGIKPMCYVHEGPFFAAASESVALLNLGFETSQIKSLAPGHAVIVHPETGVRIEQFVESKKNAHCFFEWIYFANVASTLDDRSVYLTRTRLGEELARSEREDGRIPLDDPDTIIVPVPDTSKAAADAMAYQLSIPCREGLIRNRYAGRTFIEGGRARKAKAATKYTPLRDVLEGKRVILVEDSIVRSTTMNVLLDRIREVGGAKEIHVRVACPPIVAPCFYGIDMSTIDQLIAPKYFGTEGLLTPEAQQRLADDLGADSLRYLPVEAIARAIDLPETELCQACVTGQYPTECGQHLYQIALDNRGSDVDSGRTYEQLAAVMNSQ, encoded by the coding sequence ATGAGTGAGATCAATCACGAGTGCGGCGTCGCGGCGATTTATCACCTTTCCGGCCGTGGACGCAGCCCGGTGTGCCCCGAGCAAGGGCCACGGCAGATCTCTCGGTTGCTGCCGCGAATGCTGCTCGACATTCAGAATCGAGGGCAACTCGCTGCGGGGATGACGACCTACAATCCGGATCAGCCGCGATTGTTGATGACCCGTAAAGACGTCGGGACCGTGACCGAAGTCTTTCGCCTGAATCATCGCGCCAAGTGCGAATCGATCATGCAAGGCTTGGCCGGTAGCGCGTCGATTGGCCACGTGCGGTATGCGACGTGCGGACAAGACGATCGGAACTATGCCCAGCCGTTCGAACGCGAACATATCCATAAACGCAAGTGGTTCAGTTTCTGCTTCAACGGGCAACTGGCCAACTACAGCCTGCTCAAAGAACGTCTACTGGCCGACGGCGATCACCACTTAGTGCTCGATACCGACACTGAAATCCTGATGCACGAAATCGGGCGTGTGCTGAGCCAATCGACCGAGCGTGTGGAGTGGATCGATGTGCTTCGCCAAGTTGCCGGCGATTTCGATGGTGCTTATTCGTTGGCGTTGCTATCCGCCGAAGGCGAAATGATCGTCGCACGAGATCCCTTGGGGATCAAACCGATGTGCTATGTCCACGAAGGTCCCTTCTTTGCCGCGGCAAGTGAAAGTGTCGCGCTTTTGAACTTGGGATTCGAAACCAGCCAGATCAAATCACTCGCCCCGGGGCACGCCGTCATCGTTCATCCCGAAACCGGTGTGCGGATCGAGCAATTCGTCGAGAGCAAAAAGAACGCGCATTGCTTCTTCGAATGGATCTACTTTGCCAACGTTGCCAGCACCCTGGATGATCGCAGCGTGTATTTGACTCGAACACGGCTGGGGGAGGAGCTGGCACGATCGGAGCGTGAAGACGGGCGAATCCCGCTCGATGATCCGGACACAATCATCGTTCCCGTGCCCGACACTAGTAAGGCCGCCGCCGATGCGATGGCCTACCAGTTGTCGATTCCCTGCCGCGAGGGATTGATCCGCAATCGCTATGCCGGTCGAACGTTTATCGAAGGTGGGCGGGCGCGTAAAGCCAAAGCCGCGACAAAGTACACCCCGCTTCGTGACGTCTTAGAAGGCAAACGTGTCATCCTCGTCGAAGATTCAATTGTCCGCAGTACGACGATGAATGTGTTGCTCGACCGCATCCGTGAAGTCGGTGGCGCCAAAGAAATCCATGTCCGTGTGGCGTGCCCGCCGATCGTCGCGCCATGCTTTTACGGCATCGACATGAGCACGATCGATCAACTGATCGCGCCAAAATACTTTGGAACCGAAGGCCTGTTGACACCCGAAGCACAGCAGCGACTCGCCGATGATTTGGGGGCCGATTCACTGCGTTACTTGCCCGTCGAAGCGATCGCACGAGCGATTGATTTGCCCGAAACCGAGCTCTGCCAAGCTTGCGTGACGGGGCAGTATCCAACCGAGTGTGGCCAGCACCTTTACCAAATCGCACTCGATAACCGAGGCAGCGACGTCGATAGCGGACGAACCTACGAACAGCTTGCCGCGGTGATGAATAGCCAGTAA
- a CDS encoding DUF1559 family PulG-like putative transporter, protein MTLPPANRTLLPRRYRQGITLIEVLLVVAIGLVILILLTMRLSSTRESSRRIECESNLREIAVATQSYSLIGGHLPTGTQNPTGPIRSESKGYHHNWLEALLPMLDQQDLFDQIDFSYGVYAAANRPVGEESLTTLRCGVSASTLRPNATTYAGVVGSVAEPIDEDGDGMFALNRWRMPSDAVDGESYVFLFGEKAIDFGPPQRWNSGTRASLRHTGFAINAHHNPAPSDPKALGDVDNLFVGSFSSNHIGGAYFAFVDGSFRFFSADTDQRLLQDLAARDNAPQDNAPPE, encoded by the coding sequence ATGACGTTGCCTCCCGCGAACCGAACCCTGTTGCCGCGACGCTACCGGCAAGGCATTACCCTGATCGAAGTGCTCCTAGTCGTGGCGATCGGCTTGGTCATCCTCATCCTACTAACAATGCGACTTTCCTCGACTCGTGAATCATCACGAAGAATTGAGTGCGAATCGAATCTGCGTGAAATCGCGGTCGCAACGCAAAGCTACTCGTTGATCGGTGGACACCTGCCGACCGGGACGCAGAATCCGACCGGCCCGATCCGAAGTGAAAGCAAGGGCTATCACCACAATTGGCTCGAAGCCCTTCTGCCGATGCTCGATCAACAGGACCTCTTTGACCAAATTGATTTCAGCTACGGAGTCTACGCGGCGGCGAATCGGCCGGTCGGCGAGGAAAGCCTGACGACGCTTCGCTGCGGTGTTTCGGCGTCGACACTGCGTCCGAACGCGACAACGTATGCCGGCGTGGTCGGATCGGTCGCCGAGCCGATCGACGAAGACGGCGACGGCATGTTTGCGCTCAATCGGTGGCGGATGCCGAGCGATGCGGTCGACGGTGAATCGTATGTTTTTTTATTCGGTGAAAAAGCGATCGACTTCGGCCCACCCCAACGGTGGAACAGCGGCACGCGGGCAAGCCTTCGCCATACCGGTTTCGCTATCAACGCCCATCACAACCCCGCGCCCTCGGATCCGAAAGCACTGGGCGACGTCGACAACTTGTTCGTGGGCAGCTTTTCGAGCAATCATATCGGCGGTGCCTACTTCGCCTTCGTCGATGGCTCGTTCCGCTTTTTCTCCGCCGACACCGACCAACGACTGCTCCAAGACTTGGCCGCACGAGACAACGCACCTCAAGACAACGCACCTCCGGAGTAA
- the proB gene encoding glutamate 5-kinase: MADLSGKDYFDWEVNHCQSCHNHPRLQNANNVPLDSSAERQKAIESAGSVVVKVGTRVLTDSSGKLDRHRIECLSRGLCKIADTGRQTIIVSSGAVGAGMGKLGLSQRPTDLGHLQAVAAIGQADLIQSYEASLAESGRHAAQVLLTRNDLQSREGYLNVRNALSQIHELGAIAVVNENDSVAVAELMTTFGDNDRLAAQVAGLLDQCLLVILSDIDGLYDGSPDHPESQRINIVETLDDDVMSMASDKRSSLSKGGMSSKLAAAQLATSHGHAVIIGPGRDDLALEKVLQGEMIGTLFLPCERTLRGRRRWISASAEVEGRLIIDDGAVKAIHNDGSSLLAIGITGVVGEFDAGAVVMITDRHGYEIARGLCNYPSSEVDKIKGKISEMIGGILGHRPYESVVHRDNLSLHMGADRTL, from the coding sequence ATGGCCGATTTAAGCGGGAAAGATTATTTTGATTGGGAAGTGAATCACTGCCAGTCATGTCACAACCACCCTCGATTGCAAAACGCCAACAACGTGCCTCTGGACTCCTCTGCAGAACGTCAAAAAGCCATTGAATCCGCCGGAAGTGTCGTCGTCAAAGTCGGAACTCGCGTCCTGACAGACAGTTCCGGAAAACTTGATCGACACCGAATTGAATGCCTCTCTCGTGGGCTTTGCAAAATTGCCGACACCGGTCGCCAAACCATTATTGTCAGTAGCGGTGCCGTTGGCGCTGGCATGGGAAAATTAGGGTTATCGCAACGCCCCACAGACCTCGGGCACCTGCAGGCCGTCGCGGCGATCGGACAAGCGGATTTGATCCAGTCTTATGAGGCTTCCCTGGCCGAATCGGGGCGGCACGCCGCTCAGGTGCTGCTCACGCGAAATGATCTTCAATCTCGCGAAGGGTATTTGAACGTCCGCAATGCACTGAGCCAGATTCACGAACTTGGTGCGATCGCGGTCGTCAACGAAAACGACTCCGTCGCCGTTGCCGAATTGATGACCACCTTTGGCGACAACGACCGCTTGGCCGCACAAGTCGCCGGTTTGCTCGACCAGTGCTTGCTGGTGATCCTCTCAGATATCGACGGTTTATACGACGGATCACCGGACCACCCGGAAAGCCAGCGCATCAATATCGTCGAAACACTCGACGACGATGTCATGTCGATGGCCAGTGACAAACGCAGTTCACTCAGTAAAGGCGGTATGTCCAGCAAGCTCGCCGCCGCACAGCTAGCGACCAGCCACGGGCATGCGGTCATCATCGGCCCAGGACGAGATGACTTGGCCCTCGAGAAGGTTTTGCAAGGCGAGATGATCGGAACACTGTTTCTCCCTTGCGAACGCACCCTGCGTGGACGCCGTCGCTGGATCAGTGCCTCGGCCGAAGTCGAGGGGCGACTGATTATCGATGACGGTGCCGTCAAAGCCATCCATAATGACGGCAGCAGTTTACTGGCGATCGGTATCACGGGCGTCGTTGGCGAGTTTGATGCCGGTGCCGTCGTGATGATCACCGACCGCCATGGCTACGAAATCGCCCGCGGCTTATGCAACTACCCGTCATCAGAAGTCGACAAAATCAAGGGTAAAATCAGCGAGATGATCGGCGGGATCCTCGGACATCGACCGTACGAATCGGTTGTCCATCGCGATAACCTTTCCCTTCACATGGGTGCCGACCGGACGCTGTAA
- a CDS encoding adenine phosphoribosyltransferase: MPRTAAMTAELQQHIREIPDFPKPGIIYRDIAPLLASPDALRAATEVMAAPFKDEKIDIVAAAEARGFIFAAPMAILLGAGFVPIRKPGKLPFETHSHAYDLEYGTDELHVHVDGVQAGQRVVLVDDLLATGGTMQACCRLIERCAAEIVGCSFLIHLADLGGEAKLEPYRVESAIVY, translated from the coding sequence ATGCCCAGAACTGCAGCGATGACCGCCGAATTGCAACAACACATCCGTGAGATTCCAGACTTCCCGAAACCGGGGATCATCTACCGCGACATCGCGCCACTGCTGGCGTCGCCGGACGCCTTGCGGGCCGCGACCGAAGTGATGGCCGCACCATTTAAAGACGAAAAGATCGACATCGTCGCCGCTGCCGAGGCACGCGGTTTTATCTTCGCCGCGCCGATGGCAATCCTACTCGGAGCAGGGTTTGTGCCGATTCGTAAGCCCGGAAAATTGCCCTTTGAAACGCATTCGCATGCGTATGACTTGGAATACGGCACCGACGAATTGCACGTTCATGTCGATGGCGTCCAAGCCGGCCAACGCGTCGTGTTGGTCGACGACTTACTGGCTACCGGTGGCACGATGCAGGCTTGCTGTCGATTGATCGAACGTTGTGCGGCCGAAATCGTTGGGTGCTCGTTCCTCATTCATTTGGCAGACTTGGGCGGGGAAGCCAAGTTGGAACCCTACCGTGTTGAATCGGCCATCGTGTATTGA